One genomic segment of Cryptococcus neoformans var. neoformans JEC21 chromosome 8 sequence includes these proteins:
- a CDS encoding expressed protein: protein MSSRDPKENPTDDSTLEPDNRDNNTQNPPPKKKRRQRQLYSCAECRRLKLKCDRQVPCSNCTRRGCQELCPNGSKQTVKGNSEDSVELRKRLEAVESLLTQHGVSLPASTSNDNNSNDNEMANRPRSKSDTIEEDAINRRSSVQMTSPPHDQNEAQKERTASVNVRRSRSPASQPIPGNQPIAAAINSSQIQSQTSHLAEDVHPIPANPISNPTPTYGSMTMVSPPELSRVHFDFNTSADDYRQTWAAGPHPSLSHHHISTVSSVRSDPAQQEQSFGTLVLSHGGGSKYLGPTAASEWLKDQEIQEAQDLSDTPGASRAPSPSQRQCPVRAPVMLDQGGIFPFDVISPSVSTQTILNHLPPRHEASVLAESYYRYFAWHYNVVPRQTFQPIFDRAYKREMSVNRNVGAQELALLYILLAMGALHNLELPPNDPIAEEYSTLSKICLAKGEFMVHCTTTGVMALHVMAHFHLETEKGRNGDSAWPLWGLAMRLIQGMGLHRDGARWNLTPEIVEERRRVFWESHAADVLQANCFSRPSSIPPDYIDTCFPSEDPEFIIPRQEVQNQEKGFWTLKFELVKISGAILDLAMKVNPPSYDTVTTLHEHLCDFEHQVPYHLRCRTALLALPSIYPDPTQAVRDSPEISKRDLHRTFQQFTLYINISETILFLHRPYFAKALHERLSDPTRSIYGQSYLSVVERCNCIIQLVSTIYALHPYISARHWFLWYHAFNSAVCMGTLILQTPHNPMATFALSQIDACITLYTSVVQSHASTRLAKNLQWLLRLRHRAHTKMNQNPPDAATEAMASMHTGNEGDEDIELLGWRTRLIHRATRGTQKATTISPMASSQANHTPSPGTSVTQTITQALQQHFGGDGSGGGGGIAMDHLSSSSNNPINASTDVLLHQFWDPRMLHETFAGQQPVMGNVEPSSVNWWDWDALAGEGSSGNR, encoded by the exons ATGTCATCCCGTGATCCAAAAGAAAACCCGACCGACGATTCAACACTAGAGCCCGACAATCGGGATAACAACACGCAAAATCCGCCTCCCAAAAAGAAACGACGGCAGAGACAGTTGTACAGTTGCGCAG AATGTCGGAGATTGAAGCTAAAGTGTGACAGACAAG TTCCTTGTTCCAACTGTACCCGTCGAGGATGTCAAGAGCTCTGCCCTAACGGGTCCAAGCAGACTGTCAAAGGAAACTCTGAAGATTCCGTCGAGCTTCGGAAACGACTCGAAGCTGTAGAGAGCCTCTTGACACAACACGGTGTCTCTCTTCCCGCCTCTACGAGCAACGACAACAATAGCAACGACAACGAAATGGCGAACCGACCACGAAGCAAAAGCGATActattgaagaagatgctaTAAATCGACGGAGCAGTGTTCAGATGACTTCACCCCCTCACGATCAAAATGAAGCGCAAAAGGAGAGAACAGCATCTGTAAATGTTCGTCGTTCCCGATCTCCAGCATCACAACCAATTCCCGGGAATCAACCCATCGCAGCCGCGATAAATTCTTCTCAGATTCAGTCCCAGACCTCTCATCTTGCCGAAGATGTCCATCCTATCCCAGCCAATCCCATATCAAATCCGACTCCTACTTATGGGAGTATGACGATGGTATCCCCCCCGGAGCTTAGTCGGGTGCATTTCGACTTCAACACAAGTGCAGATGATTATCGACAGACTTGGGCTGCTGGCCCTCATCCTTCAttatctcatcatcatatttCAACTGTATCTTCTGTGAGAAGTGATCCGGCACAGCAAGAGCAAAGTTTCGGAACCTTAGTGCTTTCGCATGGTGGCGGGTCCAAGTATCTTGGTCCTACCGCTGCCAGTGAATGGCTCAAGGATCAAGAGATACAAGAAGCCCAAGACCTTAGCGATACACCCGGAGCTTCTCGAGCGCCCTCCCCCTCTCAACGACAGTGCCCTGTCCGAGCTCCTGTAATGCTTGATCAGGGCGGTATATTCCCGTTTGATGTCATCTCCCCCAGCGTCAGCACTCAAACCATTCTCAATCACCTCCCTCCTCGACATGAGGCGAGTGTCCTGGCAGAATCTTACTACCGTTACTTTGCTTGGCA TTACAACGTTGTCCCGCGGCAAACATTCCAGCCCATATTCGATCGTGCTTACAAAAGAGAGATGTCTGTAAATAGAAATGTTGGTGCACAGGAGCTTGCTCTTCTGTACATCCTCTTGGCAATGGGAGCTTTGCATAACCTCGAATTGCCGCCAAACGACCCCATCGCTGAAGAGTACTCGACCTTGTCCAAAATTTGTCTCGCAAAAGGAGAGTTCATGGTTCATTGTACGACCACCGGTGTTATGGCTTTG CACGTCATGGCTCATTTTCATCTAGAAAccgagaaaggaaggaatggagaTTCCGCATGGCCTCTCTGGGGTTTAGCTATGCGATTGATACAAGGG ATGGGCTTACATCGAGACGGTGCCAGGTGGAACTTGACACCCGAGATCGTAGAAGAGCGTCG TCGAGTCTTCTGGGAATCTCATGCCGCTGATGTTCTTCAAGCTAACTGCTTCTCCCGACC GAGCTCCATCCCACCAGACTATATTGATACTTGTTTCCCTTCTGAGGATCCTGAATTTATTATCCCCAGACAAGAAGTGCAGAATCAGGAGAAAGGTTTCTGGACTTTGAAGTTTGAGCTAGTCAAGATATCTGGAGC GATTTTGGATCTTGCGATGAAGGTAAACCCACCCTCGTATGACACGGTGACAACCTTGCATGAGCATCT ATGTGATTTTGAACATCAAGTACCTTACCATCTCCGTTGCCGAACAGCTCTTCTAGCATTGCCTTCTATTTACCCTGACCCAACTCAGGCGGTAAGAGACAGTCCCGAAATCTCAAAGAGAGACCTTCACCGCACTTTCCAG CAATTCACATTGTATATCAACATTTCCGAGACTATACTGTTCCTTCATCGGCCATACTTTGCAAAGGCGTTACATGAGAGATTATCGGATCCTACGAGATCCATATATGGTCAATCTTATCTCTCTGTAGTCGAGCGGTGTAAC TGTATCATTCAGCTTGTGTCCACCATCTATGCTTTGCACCCGTACATATCCGCCCGACATTGGTTCTTATGG TATCATGCTTTCAACTCTGCAGTTTGCATGGGTACTCTTATCCTCCAGACGCCTCACAACCCCATGGCCACATTTGCACTCTCCCAAATCGACGCATGTATCACCCTCTACACCTCTGTCGTCCAAAGTCACGCTTCTACCCGTCTCGCCAAGAATCTGCAATGGCTCCTCCGTTTACGCCACAGAGCCCATACCAAGATGAACCAAAACCCTCCCGATGCAGCCACAGAAGCCATGGCGTCAATGCATACGGGCAATGAAGGGGATGAGGATATAGAATTATTGGGTTGGAGAACAAGGTTGATCCATAGGGCTACAAGGGGCACGCAAAAGGCTACTACAATCTCCCCCATGGCGAGCAGTCAGGCAAACCATACGCCTTCTCCTGGTACTTCGGTCACACAGACGATTACGCAGGCACTGCAGCAGCATTTCGGAGGGGATGGAagcggtggtggaggaggtatAGCCATGGATCACCTCAGTTCGTCTTCGAATAACCCTATCAATGCATCGACAGACGTTCTT CTTCATCAGTTCTGGGATCCGCGAATGTTGCACGAGACTTTTGCGGGACAGCAGCCTGTGATGGGGAACGTTGAACCTTCC TCTGTGAATTGGTGGGATTGGGATGCCTTAGCAGGAGAGGGGAGCTCCGGTAATCGATAG
- a CDS encoding myo-inositol transporter 1, putative, which yields MRATHIENRDNNSLENKHIDHIEGVENGKGSQEPPSPSGFGGHLIDENLVHVEGEDKVTWYLCFLISASAIAGFLFGYDTGVVGVALPLVGTDLGGSELNSSQQEIITAGTTIGAIFGSAILGGWGDRLGRKMAILISDVFFTAGAVIIASSYSVPQIIVGRIILGIGVGGAAVIAPLFITETAPTAVRGRCIGVNAFFIPFGQVVADSIGAGVQNMRGGWRLLFAMGAVPSLLQLLLFHYLPESPRILIVKGDIDRARSVFQRIYPTATREMVDYKLRVAQEYVAATTALQSGTTFWERMKKVWKTGSYRRSIIAVSVLQAAGQFCGFNTLLYYAGTLFGLLGLSNPALGGLIPAGTNAVFVLIGMSTVDKVGRRGLLLIGVPVLLLGLVWNIVGFYYMCKPTGGFLDTSYSYDTTNVGIVIGGIVFYVAGFGLTYSHLVWYQAEYLALEVRSMGSGVATTVCWIANLIVSVSYLSELETMTPSGTYGFYLSLSVIAFVFIVFCFPETKQLSIDETSLLFENDWGVKRSVQMRKERHETRKRFKDAELAEAATAHFEARKQKSTSISPAELSKFMAGLKGGKRKP from the exons ATGAGAGCAACTCACATTGAGAATCGTGATAATAATTCTCTGGAAAACAAGCATATTGACCACATTGAGGGAGTTGAAAATGGCAAAGGCTCACAAGAACCGCCTAGTCCCTCTGGCTTTGGTGGTCATTTGATA GATGAAAATCTTGTGCACgtagaaggtgaagatAAAGTAACATGGTATCTTTGCTTTTTGATTTCTGCT TCTGCCATCGCTGGTTTCCTGTTCGGTTATGATACTGGTGTCGTTGGTGTTGCGTTGCCTTTAGTAGGAACGGACCTCGGCGGTAGCGAACTCAACTCTTCCCAGCAAGAAATTATCACAGCAGGTACCACCATCGGGGCTATCTTCGGTTCTGCTATCCTTGGTGGATGGGGTGATCGTCTTGGACGAAAGATGGCCATCTTGATCTCTGATGTCTT TTTTACCGCCGGTGCTGTGATCATTGCATCCAGTTACTCTGTCCCGCAAATCATTGTCGGTCGAATTATCCTCGGTATTGGAGTCGGCGGCGCAGCTGTCATTGctcctcttttcatcaCTGAAACAGCGCCCACCGCTGTGCGCGGTCGATGCATTGGTGTCAA TGCCTTCTTTATTCCCTTTGGTCAGGTTGTTGCAGACTCCATCGGCGCAGGTGTACAGAACATGCGTGGTGGGTGGCGACTGCTCT TCGCTATGGGTGCTgtcccttcccttcttcaacttcttctcttccactACCTTCCCGAATCACCACGTATCCTTATCGTCAAGGGGGATATCGACCGCGCCCGTAGCGTCTTCCAGCGTATCTACCCAACTGCCACTCGTGAGATGGTTGACTACAAGCTCCGCGTTGCTCAAGAGTACGTCGCTGCCACAACCGCGCTTCAATCCGGGACCACTTTCTgggagagaatgaagaaagtaTGGAAAACTGGATCTTATCGACGATCTATCATTGCCGTCAGTGTTCTTCAAGCCGCCGGTCAGTTCTGTGGTTTCAACACGCTCCTCTACTATGCCGGCACTCTCTTCGGTCTCCTTGGTCTGTCTAACCCAGCCTTGGGTGGTCTTATCCCTGCTGGTACCAACGCCGTCTTTGTGTTAATTGGAATGTCTACTGTAGACAAGGTCGGAAGACGAGGGTTGCTGTTGATTGGTGTGCCGGTCTTG cttcttggccttgtgTGGAACATCGTTGGTTTTTATT ACATGTGCAAGCCGACAGGAGGATTCCTCGACACTTCTTACAGCTATGATACGACGAATGTTGGTATTGTCATTGGTGGTATCGTATTCTACGTCGCCGGTTTCGGTCTTACCTATAGTCACTTGGTTTGGTACCAGGCTGAGTATTTGGCCCTCGAAGTACGATCCATGGGGTCTGGTGTTGCCACCACCGTCTGTTGGATTGCCAATCTCATCGTCTCTGTCTCCTATCTTTCAGAGCTAGAGACGATGACTCCCTCCGGTACTTACGGTTTCTATCTCAGTCTCAGCGTGATCGCCTTCGTGTTCATTGTATTCTGCTTCCCAGAAACGA AACAACTGTCGATCGACGAGACATCTCTTTTATTCGAGAACGATTGGGGAGTCAAACGATCTGTTCAGATGCGCAAAGAGCGACATGAAACCCGAAAGCGATTCAAGGATGCCGAACTTGCCGAAGCTGCCACAGCTCATTTCGAAGCCCGCAAACAAAAGTCGACTTCAATCAGTCCTGCCGAGCTCTCCAAATTTATGGCAGGTTTGAAGGGTGGCAAGAGAAAACCTTAA